A single window of Colletotrichum higginsianum IMI 349063 chromosome 8, whole genome shotgun sequence DNA harbors:
- a CDS encoding C6 transcription factor, with amino-acid sequence MLQSSSERAAAHPKRRYTSKACEECRRRRAKLTRPGTTQCDGQRPACTRCSERSINCLYRSEEDGRKPASKSYVQLLRSRIDLLEAVLQSRAIDIEASVAQLSTTGAMPQLPSITNPLAGGSDAGLSPSAFDDLCATFEGALSLDEAVNYDQDGEMRYFGPSSGRLEFQSESTPDNEDHESSPATTKSVETNRFILPLEAEVYPEDLQTELIDLFFEYQSPWCQVVNERLFRESMKTQGRFYSPLLLNCILALGSRYSDRIDTRSDPADQNTAGKPFMQKAEVLLHYDMKHPTITTLQSMSILVGVYVSYGCDAAGWLHQGMANRLALDMGLNLDAASLVGTCHMSPEEIELRRQVYWSLYCDDKLAAIYTGRVCSLLDVQGAVNLPSPLTPEQISSGSNDTTEMERCNKKILVHRGLIGLCRILENILLALYAPKPLYKGPQRISFLQSCTLELKTWFYELPADLRIDKHNDLPQVYTLHMVYHTCCILLFKPFLIKPKDAPVVPKTDTAKRAEEFCIESAKRICHAGKKYRQVFGSFRRSPISATHCILTATLVLIQYASPDPDFANTGRPCCTLYIEACLEILKELSTSWKPACRTRANLIKYLYQKYPERIPNSLLHDERRNTAVAPEKGVEMLAAQPQESLEQNLCPLMNMVDQNFAWDGVGEGSQGFGGGGSESAFNTQFALADSIMNGGGQDGTTFMDDAFWSGVNFDFNYDPQT; translated from the exons ATGCTTCAATCGTCATCGGAGCGGGCCGCAGCCCATCCGAAGCGCAGGTACACGTCCAAAGCATGCGAGGAATGTCGGCGCCGAAGAGCCAAG CTAACGCGCCCTGGAACGACCCAGTGTGATGGACAACGACCTGCCTGCACCCGGTGCTCAGAGCGCTCCATCAACTGCCTATACCGGAGTGAGGAGGATGGCCGCAAGCCTGCCTCGAAGTCCTATGTACAGCTGCTGAGGAGCAGGATCGACTTGCTTGAAGCGGTGCTTCAGTCCCGCGCCATCGACATCGAGGCGTCCGTTGCCCAACTCTCCACCACGGGGGCGATGCCCCAACTGCCCTCCATCACCAACCCCTTGGCAGGCGGCAGTGATGCCGGCCTGAGCCCTTCAGCATTCGATGATCTTTGTGCGACGTTTGAGGGAGCTCTTTCTCTAGATGAAGCCGTCAACTATGACCAAGATGGCGAGATGCGATACTTCGGACCTTCGAGTGGCCGCTTGGAGTTCCAAAGCG AGTCTACACCTGACAACGAGGATCACGAAAGCAGCCCCGCAACCACCAAGTCTGTAGAGACGAATCGCTTCATCCTGCCGCTGGAAGCCGAGGTCTATCCCGAAGACCTTCAGACCGAGCTGATCGATCTGTTCTTTGAGTATCAGAGCCCCTGGTGTCAGGTAGTCAACGAGAGGCTATTCAGAGAAAGCATGAAGACGCAAGGCCGCTTCTACAGCCCCCTGCTCCTCAACTGCATCCTTGCTCTCGGATCCCGCTACTCCGACAGGATCGACACCCGGTCGGATCCTGCTGATCAGAACACGGCGGGGAAACCGTTCATGCAGAAGGCCGAAGTACTCTTGCACTACGACATGAAGCACCCAACCATCACCACTCTCCAGTCAATGTCCATCCTGGTTGGCGTCTACGTG TCCTATGGTTGCGATGCAGCAGGATGGCTGCACCAGGGAATGGCAAATCGACTCGCCCTCGACATGGGGCTGAACCTCGATGCCGCATCCTTGGTCGGCACGTGTCACATGTCGCCTGAAGAGATAGAGCTGCGACGGCAGGTGTACTGGTCACTGTATTGTGACGACAAGCTCGCGGCCATCTACACCGGGCGAGTCTGTAGCCTTTTG GATGTTCAGGGTGCGGTGAATCTTCCCTCGCCACTCACGCCGGAGCAGATAAGCAGCGGATCCAACGATACGACCGAAATGGAACGATGCAACAAGAAGATCCTCGTGCATCGTGGGCTGATTGGACTCTGCCGTATCTTGGAAAACATTCTGCTTGCTCT GTACGCCCCAAAACCACTGTACAAAGGACCGCAGAGGATATCGTTTCTCCAATCCTGCACTCTCGAGCTGAAGACGTGGTTCTACGAGCTCCCAGCCGACCTTCGGATCGACAAGCACAACGACCTGCCGCAGGTCTACACCCTGCACATGGTCTACCACACCTGCTGCATTCTCCTCTTCAAACCGTTCCTCATCAAGCCGAAAGATGCGCCTGTGGTACCCAAGACGGACACTGCCAAACGCGCCGAGGAGTTTTGCATCGAGTCGGCGAAAAGGATATGTCACGCCGGGAAAAAGTACCGCCAGGTTTTTGGGAGCTTCCGCAGGAGCCCGATCTCGGCCACGCACTGCATACTCACCGCGACGCTGGTTCTGATCCAGTACGCGAGTCCCGACCCGGACTTTGCAAACACAGGCAGACCGTGTTGCACCTTGTACATCGAGGCGTGCCTGGAGATCTTGAAGGAGCTGTCCACCTCATGGAAGCCTGCTTGCAGGACGAGAGCCAACCTCATCAAATACCTGTACCAAAAGTACCCAGAGAGGATTCCGAACTCCCTGCTCCATGACGAGCGGAGGAATACGGCAGTGGCACCCGAGAAGGGCGTGGAGATGCTCGCGGCGCAACCGCAGGAAAGCCTCGAGCAGAACCTGTGTCCGCTGATGAACATGGTCGACCAGAACTTTGCGTGGGACGGGGTAGGCGAAGGCTCTCagggcttcggcggcggcggttcgGAATCCGCCTTCAATACGCAGTTCGCCCTCGCAGATTCCATCATGAACGGCGGCGGACAGGACGGGACGACTTTCATGGACGATGCCTTTTGGTCAGGGGTGAACTTTGACTTCAATTACGATCCCCAGACGTAG